A section of the Meles meles chromosome 8, mMelMel3.1 paternal haplotype, whole genome shotgun sequence genome encodes:
- the LOC123949264 gene encoding hemoglobin subunit beta-like yields MVHLTAKEKAAVIPLWGKVNMDEVGGEALGRLLVVYPWTQRFFDSFGDLSSPDSIMSNRKVKAHGKKVVNSLINGLRNLDNLKGAFAKLSELHCDKLHVDPENFKLLGNVLVCVLARHFGKEFTPQVQAIFQKVLTGVANAMAHKYH; encoded by the exons ATGGTGCATCTGACCGCTAAAGAGAAGGCTGCTGTCATCCCCCTGTGGGGGAAGGTGAACATGGACGAAGTTGGTGGTGAGGCCCTGGGCAG GCTGCTGGTCGTCTACCCCTGGACTCAGAGGTTCTTTGACTCCTTTGGGGACCTGTCCTCTCCTGATTCTATTATGAGCAACCGCAAGGTGAAGGCCCATGGCAAGAAAGTAGTGAACTCCCTTATTAATGGCCTGAGGAATCTGGACAACCTCAAGGGTGCCTTTGCTAAGCTCAGTGAGCTGCACTGTGACAAGCTTCATGTGGATCCTGAGAACTTCAAG CTCCTGGGCAATGTGCTGGTGTGTGTGCTGGCCCGCCACTTTGGCAAGGAATTTACTCCACAGGTGCAGGCTATCTTTCAGAAGGTGCTGACTGGTGTGGCCAATGCCATGGCCCACAAATACCACTAA